TGTAGTCGAAGACGGTGAGAAAGCTATTGTTATGGCTAACAGCAATAATTTTGACCTGCTTATCCTTGATATTGGTCTTCCTGAAAAGGATGGCTGGACTGTTTTAGAAGAATTGCGCGGACAAGGGCAGCAGTTGCCTATTATCATTCTCACTGTTCATGACAATGTGAAGGATAAAGTCAACGGTTTTGAAAGAGGAGCTGATGACTACGTTACTAAACCATTTCGATTTGAAGAACTTTTAGCTAGGGTGCGTGCGCGGTTGCGCGATCGCCACTCACCCAACGGCGAAGATGAGATGATACTCAGCACAGGTAATGTTGTTTTTGACCTCCGTACTCGTAAAGTCAAAGTAGGCGATCGCATAATCGAATTATCTGCTCGTGAATTTACCTTAACTGAAACTTTTTTACGTCATCCTGGACAAGTCCTCAGCCGGGAACAACTCCTGAGCCATGTCTGGGGTTATGACCATGACCCTGGCAATAACATAGTTGATGTCTATGTGGGTTATCTCCGCAAGAAGCTAGGCAACAAGTTTATTGAAACAGTTAGAGGCATGGGTTATCGACTGGGATTATGAGAATTTTCTCATGTTTTTCTTAATTTCAACTTATTTTGATGTGGGAAGCTAAATAATAGCAATCAGACAAATATTTGTTTGCTTATTCAAATTTAAATTGTCTATTACTAAAGGCATACTTCTTTAGGAATAGAATAAAAATAAAGAGGGATCAGAGAAAATGCTGAAAGTTTAGAAATAAAAATTGAATCTATGAAGATGAAGAAATTCCCACTAATTTTTCTTTTTTATCCTTCATAGTTCAGAGTTTTTGTGATTAAAATCCATGAAAATTCTGATTCAAGAAAAATTTTCCAGCATTTGAGGAGCCAATTCAATGAATATTTTAGTATTAGAATCTGATAGACTTGCTCAAGCGAAAATGGCGTACACCACGCGTCACGTAGATGTAGATGCGATCGCTACACTGATTACCGGAGACATAAAGCCTGAATGTGGTGATTTAGTATTGGCAAGAGTAGACGAAACAGGACAGCACGAGCGTCTCGAACTCTGCGATAGTCGCAAAGCCATCATGTTTCCCGGTGACGAAATAATAATTTGTTACGGGAATCGTTACGCCCCAGATCAATTTGAAGCGGAGATTCCCGAAGATTTGTCACCATGCAATCTCGCAGCAGCAGGTGGCATAGCAGCAAAAGTTTTATCCCAGCACGTCAAAATGAAACCACCCACAGCCATTACTCCTATTGGCTTACTGGGCGATCAACAAGGAAAACGGATCAACATTGCAGATTGGGCTTTACCACCAACTAGCTATATCGGCCAGCGCCCTTGCACAATTGCTGTTGTCGGTACATCGATGAACTCAGGTAAAACTACCACAGCAGCCAACCTGATTAGGGGCTTAGTTAATGCAGGTATGAAAGTAGGAGCCGCCAAAATTACTGGCACTGGCGCGGGTGGAGACATTTGGCTGATGCGCGATGCCGGAGCTAGCTTAGTTTTAGATTTCACCCATGCCGGGTTTCCCTCCACTTACCGAGCTACCCCTGAACAAGTCGAAGGAATTCTAGATACTCTAACTAATTATCTAGGAGCAGAGGGTGTAGATGCGATCGTACTAGAGGTAGCAGATGGATTGTATCAAGAAGAAACATCAGCATTAGTTTCTTCTGTTGCCTTCCGCGAGGCTATTGATGGTGTTTTGTTTGCCACTGGTGGCGCTCTGGGAGCAGCCGCAGGCATAGAATGGTTGCAAAGCTTTAATCTGCCCGTCTTAGCAGTTAGTGGCTTGGTAACTGCATCTCCGTTAGCTGCACGTGAAACTGAAAAAGCCACAAATTTACCGATTTTCGATATCCAAATGCTGCGCGAACAAGCGACAGATTTATTAGAAAGTATAAAAGCAGCAAAAATAGTTCTTCCATCTCCTCGCCCTCTTCCCGATTTAATGCTGACTCAGCAGGTGAGTACCAACTAATTGCTACGGAGATATGATGCAGATTCCTCGTGCAATTAGTGGCAACCGTCGCTGGTTCCTTACCCGCTTGGTAATTAACGGTTTTTGTCAGGCTGCTGCTACTGTTGCAAATGCTTTGCTAGTAGAGATGGCATTTGACGAGTTGATTACAACTGTCAATCCTGGTTTAAATAACAAACTGCTGTGGCAGATTGGGTTGGGTTTGGCAGCAGCAGCAATTGTCACAGCCTTACTTCGGGTACTAGAACGAGCTGATGCTGAACGGATCGGTCAAGATTACGCCTACGAAATGCGGATGATTTTATACGAGCGTTTAATGAGCCTTGCGCCTCGCGCTCTCCAAAATCGCAGTCAGGGAGGAGTCATGCTCCGCTTCGTGGGCGATTTGACTGCTCTACGTCAGTGGGTAAGCTTAGGTTTGGCGCGATTAACTGTAGCTATGACTACAACTGTGGTCTCTTTAGCAGCTTTATCGATTGTCAGTACTCCTTTAGCTTTGACTGTTGGCTTAGTTTTGGCAATTGGTGGCTTAAGTTCCCTGAAGTTGGGTAAACGAATGCAGTTAGTTGCTCAAGAGTCTAGGCGGCGGTTGAGTAACCTAGCGGCAAATATTAATGAAAAAGTAGCGTCTATTGCTGTAGTGCAAGTTTTTGGGCAGTCGCAACGGGAGAAAAAGCGCATTGCTCGCCAGAGTCGGCGTTTAGAGAAGGCAATGGTAGATCGGGCAATGGTAGCTGGTCAATTGCGGGGAATTACAGAAGGAACCGCCGCGATCGCTTCTGGTGCAGCTTTGGTTGTGGGGGCGCTGGAAGTCTCTGCTGGGCGCACTTCTGTCGGCGTAGTCGTAGCGGCAATGACCATTGTCGGGCTTTTAGTTCCTCCACTGCGAGACTTGGGCCGAGTACAGGAATACTGGCACAACTCACGGGTAGCACTGCAAAAGGTTAAACAGTTTCTGGACACTCCTTCTTTAGTCACCCAAAAGGCAAATGCTCCGAAACTCAAATTAGGGAACGGACTTTTAGAATTTGATGATGTCAGCTTAGAGGGGTCATTGCACAAAGTAAGTGCGATCGCCCAACCAGGTCAAATTGTTGCGTTAGTGGGGCCGAATGGCGCTGGCAAGTCCACCTTAATTTCTCTAGCCGCACGTCTGATTGACCCCGATGAAGGTGTGATTCGCTTGGATGGGCAGGATTTATCACAACACAGCCTACAATCAGTCCGCCGAGCAATTGGCATGGCTGGCCCAGATTTACCCTTACTGCGGGGAACTGTTGCTAAAAATCTCCGCTATCGCTGGCGCAATGCTCCCATTGAAGAAATTACCAGAGTTTGGCAACTTTGCGGCATTGATCAAGTGCTGGCAGAACTATCCCAAGGTGAGGAAACCAAAGTCTCTGAAGGTGGAAAGAGTTTATCAGCTGGACAACGCCAACGCATCGCACTAGCACGGGCAATTTTAGGCAATCCAGCACTATTACTGCTTGATGAAGTAGATGCTAATTTAGATGCCCAAGCTACAGCCATTGTAGACCGCGTACTAGCGGAACACAAAGGCACAGTATTAATTATCACCCACCGCAAAGAGCGTCTTCTCTGTGCCGATGTAATTTGGTACTTAGAAAATGGACGGTTGATTGAAACAGGTTCACCAGAAGTGCTGCTCAACAGTGATAGTCTCACCGCACGGTTGTTTCAAGACAGCGAAGAAAAAGTTTTGTCTGCTTAAAAATTTACAAAACAAATAAATCAGTTTAGTGAGGAGAAAACCATGAAAAAGATTGTAATTTCACAATTTACCGCAGTTCTATGTCAGGACAACAATCCGCCCCCTACCTAGTGGTAATAATATCGCCAAGCAAAAACAAGGTCAGTGCGTGAATTTGTAATGTCCAAAGTTTTTAAGCTAGGTTCAGTAGTTTTAGCTGTCAGTCTCGTGCTAACAGGAAAGGCTTTTGCTGTCACAGAACAACAAAATTCTTCCTTAGCCCAGATGACCAGCTTTTCTCAGTTAGCAGATATCAAACCTACGGACTGGGAATTTCCAGCTTTGCAATCTTTAGTAAAACGCTATGGTTGCAAAGCTGATTTTAGTCCCTATGAAGGCGAGCGAGTTCTCACTCGTTCCGAATTTGCAATAAGTTTGAATGCTTGTTTGCTCAGTATAAATCAACTTATAGCCGCAGGTAGTAATCACTTGGTAAATCAAGATGATTTATCTAGCTTGCGGCGGTTACAAACGGAATTTGCTGGCGAGTTAAATAGCTTACAGGCACGAGTTGACAATTTGGAGGTGGAGACAACTCAATTACAAGCACAGCAGTTTTCCATAACCACCAAGTTGAGCGGAGAAGCGATATTTGCGATCGCAGGCTTCACTGGCACAAATAAAGCTGATGATAGAGATGAACCCATCAACGATAATATCTTTGTTGGTAGTCGAGTACGTTTGAATTTTGATACAAGTTTCACAGGTGAAGACCGTCTGAGAGTTCGTTTGCAAGCTACAAATACTTCTTCACTCGATAGAGTTACAGGTACTGCAATGGCTCGTTTGGGGTTTGATGGAGATAGTAATAATGAATTAGAAATCAGTCGCTTAGAATATCGCTTCCCAATTAGCAAACAAGCAAGAGGTTATGTTGAGGCGACAGCTGGTGAACTCAATGATTTTACTGATATTCTCAATCCCTTTTTTAGCAGTAGTAGTAGTGGTGCAATCTCGCGTTTCGGGCGACGTAACCCGATCTACCGTCAAGGTTTTGGTACAGGAGTAGGAATTAATTACGAATTTAGCGATGCTGTAAGTTTGAGTGTAGGTTATATTGCTGATCGTGCTAACGATCCTGAAGTGGGAATTAGTGAAAGTCCTTACGGTGCAATTGCACAGTTGACCTTGGAACCGATAAAAAATGCGGAAATTGGTTTAACTTATGTGCGCTCATACAACAATATCAACACGGGGACTGGAAGCGAACTTGCTAACGAACCCTTTGATAATGATAGCGATCGCATCACAGCCAATTCTTATGGAGTCCAAGGAAGTTGGCGATTGAATCGTCATTTTAATCTTGGGGGTTGGGTCGGTTTTACACAAGCTACAGCCGAAGATTTATCAAGCAAACCAACAGCAGATATTTTTAACTATGCAATAACCCTTGCCTTTCCTGATGCAGGGAAAGATGGTGATTTAGCTGGCATTGTTATTGGTCAACCGCCGAAAGTTATTAGCAACGAATACGGCAGAGAGTTTACAGACGAAGCTAATTCTTGGCATTTAGAACTGTTTTACCGTTTTCCAGCTACCGACAATATTGCTATTACCCCTAGTTTATTAGTAATTACCAATCCAGAACACAAATACAATAGCGACACGATTTATATAGGAACTGTTAGAACTACTTTTTCTTTCTAGGTACGGACTATGAAAACCTCTCGTCTTTTTAACTTCGTTTTGATTGCTTTATTAAGCTTGGGAGTAGTTGTGGTCATGAAAGATAATAGTTTTCAAACTAACAGCACCAAAAACGCCATTGCATCTGAAATTATTAATGCTCCTCAAGCTCGTGTCTATCTCGGTTTACCCCAAAGTCAGGTTAATGCCAAAACAGCCGATAAAATTAAGCCTGAGATTGTGAAATTACCGAACTTGTTAAAAAAAACAAATGAACCTTGGCGTTTGAAGGGTAAACAAGTAGAAGTTGTTAACTACGGAGTGCTAGTTGAGAAAGATAACAAAACAGGGGAATTGCGAGGTGTTCCAATGGGGAATGCTGAGGGAGATTCGTTTTTGTACGATCCGGCTAGTGGTGGTTCGACTCCCCGACAAAATGAGGAGGCTAAAGGAAGAGAAAACGATCTCATTTTAAGTGCGGCACGCTTCGGTGAAGTTAATGCCTATTACCACACCGATCGGACATTAACCTACGCTAATAGTTTACTAGCAGAACTGGGCGAAAAACCGCTTCCCTACTTGCGCGTAGTAGTAAATGACCATTCTTGTTCACAATTACCAGGCTACCGACAAAATGATTGTGACAAGCGTAGTGGTGAGGCGCTTTCTTTTGGTGGGGGCCATTATCGCCGACCAAGCGATCGCTTCGATGATGAAGGCTTTGAGCATCAAGTGGAAGAAATTAATTCTACAGGAGAAGTGCATTTAGGCCCTGGTAATGACTTTATTAAAGATGCTAATGGCGATCGCGTGGTTGTTAACAGCTATCCTTATAACGAAAATCCTTCCCACAACGCCGCAATTATTATTCATGAAACAGCACATCATATTGTCAGCCACACCGCAGACTTCCGTGAAAACCAGAACCGCCAAAATAACCAATATAGCAACCGTAAAATCCATCTGGATGAAGGAACTTGTGATTATTGGACAGCAGTAATGCTAAACTCTCCTGACATTTACGAATGGCAAAGAGCTAACGAAAAACTAACAGATAAAAGCAATCGCAATCTCAGCGGCCCTCGCACAACTGCCAATTTTGTCCAAGACGGCGACCCTCATGAGAACGGTAACATTTGGAGTTCCACACTATGGGACTTACGACAAGCGATCGGCGATGGTCGCAAAACCGATTTGCTGCTGATGAAAACATTATTGTTGTTTGGTGAGATTGAAGCAGATAACCCAAAAGCAAAACGCAAAATTCGCCGAAATGAAAAAATTGATCAAAAAGATGAATTCCGTGATGGTTTAGCAAAGATACTTAAAGCAGACAAATTATTCTATAAAAACGCCAACCGCACTTTAATTATCAATACTTTTGCCAAACGCGGTATTGACTTAAAAACTCCTGATAGTACCTTTTGAACATCAGGGGAAACGCATCTAAAATTCCGCAGATATTAAAGCGGATTTAATAATTATGAAATTAGAGAATCTGAAGCCTGAAATAATTGCCACAAGATCATTTCCGGCTTTTTTATATAATAAAATAATCAGCGTCAATTAGGGAGATAAAAAAGCATGAATGATATCATGTCCGCTTGATTACTTACTAAACCCCAAGAACCCCACCCCGCCAAAGCTGCGCTTTGTCTCCCCTCCCCGTTTACGGGGAGCAGGGTGGATTAATTGTCGGGAGAGAAAAAGTTTTCTCACTCGACCATTGGACTCACAGGCATTGGGCAAAAGGAGTCGGAGTGGTCAAATAGCGCATCAAAAATCATTTGAAGTTGGTTAGCCATCAGCCTTAACGCTTCGGGAAGAGTCCGACAATTTAACTGACGAGCCAGGGAAACTAAAAACTGTCTGACCATCGCCCAATTAGCTGGTGAAAAACCGCCAGTATGAATACAGTTATCTTCATTTAAAGTTACATCCTTGACCCAATGAAGTTGATTTTCAATTGACCAATGACCACGAATAATCTCCGCGAATTCTGAAGCTGAATAATTTCAGCTACTTAAATAAAAGTGTTGTTCATGATAGTCAACAATCTGGCGACGACAATTCTATCCTTGAGGTCGAGTTCCATATCTGTTAACCTCAATTAAACTTTTAGCGCCAACCCAATCAGGTAGTGACTCAAATGGAATTGGATAGACTTTGACTTGACGAGTAGTCTTTCGTCCATGTAAATTTTCATCATGGTAATTGGTATCGATAGCGATTGAGGATTCAGCTAGCTCAGTAGCTACTTTCAGGAGATTTGGCTGGTTTCTTTTAATAGTAATAATGTAGTCATTTTCTCCCTCGATAATCAGCTCAACAGTTTTTTTTGGCAATGTAGTGCATCGGCTGTAATCACGATATGATGCCCATAAAGCTTTTTAATTAGCTCTTCTACCACACTAATCTCACTGTTTTTGTTATTTTCCATAGCTTGATGTCTGATTACCCATCCTTGCTGATGACTATAAACTGAAAACTGAAACGATACTCACAAAGTTTTGATAGGATTGATTTCCCCCGGTTACAGTACTTTTAATACATTTCCCATCGATGGCAAATAATTCTTTGAAATTAATTGGCAAACTCTTTTCTGCCCAGACGTTAAACAGTTCAGCTAATATCTGAAAATCAATTGACATCATAATATTTCTGAATGTTGATGCTGACGGAAATTGAATATCTGGAGATAAATCTAATAATTTGATTAGAGATAATCGATGATTTTTTGTGAACTCAGCTAAAGGTTTATACCCCCAATATCCTGTACAACTACCTAACAAAACTATAGTTAGTATTATCCAAAGTCTATGTCTAATACCTC
This portion of the Nostoc sp. GT001 genome encodes:
- a CDS encoding response regulator transcription factor, which encodes MKRILIAEDESRIASFLQKGFKANGFTTYVVEDGEKAIVMANSNNFDLLILDIGLPEKDGWTVLEELRGQGQQLPIIILTVHDNVKDKVNGFERGADDYVTKPFRFEELLARVRARLRDRHSPNGEDEMILSTGNVVFDLRTRKVKVGDRIIELSAREFTLTETFLRHPGQVLSREQLLSHVWGYDHDPGNNIVDVYVGYLRKKLGNKFIETVRGMGYRLGL
- a CDS encoding molybdopterin-guanine dinucleotide biosynthesis protein MobB, which encodes MNILVLESDRLAQAKMAYTTRHVDVDAIATLITGDIKPECGDLVLARVDETGQHERLELCDSRKAIMFPGDEIIICYGNRYAPDQFEAEIPEDLSPCNLAAAGGIAAKVLSQHVKMKPPTAITPIGLLGDQQGKRINIADWALPPTSYIGQRPCTIAVVGTSMNSGKTTTAANLIRGLVNAGMKVGAAKITGTGAGGDIWLMRDAGASLVLDFTHAGFPSTYRATPEQVEGILDTLTNYLGAEGVDAIVLEVADGLYQEETSALVSSVAFREAIDGVLFATGGALGAAAGIEWLQSFNLPVLAVSGLVTASPLAARETEKATNLPIFDIQMLREQATDLLESIKAAKIVLPSPRPLPDLMLTQQVSTN
- a CDS encoding iron uptake porin; the encoded protein is MSKVFKLGSVVLAVSLVLTGKAFAVTEQQNSSLAQMTSFSQLADIKPTDWEFPALQSLVKRYGCKADFSPYEGERVLTRSEFAISLNACLLSINQLIAAGSNHLVNQDDLSSLRRLQTEFAGELNSLQARVDNLEVETTQLQAQQFSITTKLSGEAIFAIAGFTGTNKADDRDEPINDNIFVGSRVRLNFDTSFTGEDRLRVRLQATNTSSLDRVTGTAMARLGFDGDSNNELEISRLEYRFPISKQARGYVEATAGELNDFTDILNPFFSSSSSGAISRFGRRNPIYRQGFGTGVGINYEFSDAVSLSVGYIADRANDPEVGISESPYGAIAQLTLEPIKNAEIGLTYVRSYNNINTGTGSELANEPFDNDSDRITANSYGVQGSWRLNRHFNLGGWVGFTQATAEDLSSKPTADIFNYAITLAFPDAGKDGDLAGIVIGQPPKVISNEYGREFTDEANSWHLELFYRFPATDNIAITPSLLVITNPEHKYNSDTIYIGTVRTTFSF
- a CDS encoding transposase family protein, translating into MNLIEAIQGVPDYRHARGIRHRLWIILTIVLLGSCTGYWGYKPLAEFTKNHRLSLIKLLDLSPDIQFPSASTFRNIMMSIDFQILAELFNVWAEKSLPINFKELFAIDGKCIKSTVTGGNQSYQNFVSIVSVFSL
- a CDS encoding ABC transporter ATP-binding protein, with translation MMQIPRAISGNRRWFLTRLVINGFCQAAATVANALLVEMAFDELITTVNPGLNNKLLWQIGLGLAAAAIVTALLRVLERADAERIGQDYAYEMRMILYERLMSLAPRALQNRSQGGVMLRFVGDLTALRQWVSLGLARLTVAMTTTVVSLAALSIVSTPLALTVGLVLAIGGLSSLKLGKRMQLVAQESRRRLSNLAANINEKVASIAVVQVFGQSQREKKRIARQSRRLEKAMVDRAMVAGQLRGITEGTAAIASGAALVVGALEVSAGRTSVGVVVAAMTIVGLLVPPLRDLGRVQEYWHNSRVALQKVKQFLDTPSLVTQKANAPKLKLGNGLLEFDDVSLEGSLHKVSAIAQPGQIVALVGPNGAGKSTLISLAARLIDPDEGVIRLDGQDLSQHSLQSVRRAIGMAGPDLPLLRGTVAKNLRYRWRNAPIEEITRVWQLCGIDQVLAELSQGEETKVSEGGKSLSAGQRQRIALARAILGNPALLLLDEVDANLDAQATAIVDRVLAEHKGTVLIITHRKERLLCADVIWYLENGRLIETGSPEVLLNSDSLTARLFQDSEEKVLSA
- a CDS encoding M36 family metallopeptidase; translated protein: MKTSRLFNFVLIALLSLGVVVVMKDNSFQTNSTKNAIASEIINAPQARVYLGLPQSQVNAKTADKIKPEIVKLPNLLKKTNEPWRLKGKQVEVVNYGVLVEKDNKTGELRGVPMGNAEGDSFLYDPASGGSTPRQNEEAKGRENDLILSAARFGEVNAYYHTDRTLTYANSLLAELGEKPLPYLRVVVNDHSCSQLPGYRQNDCDKRSGEALSFGGGHYRRPSDRFDDEGFEHQVEEINSTGEVHLGPGNDFIKDANGDRVVVNSYPYNENPSHNAAIIIHETAHHIVSHTADFRENQNRQNNQYSNRKIHLDEGTCDYWTAVMLNSPDIYEWQRANEKLTDKSNRNLSGPRTTANFVQDGDPHENGNIWSSTLWDLRQAIGDGRKTDLLLMKTLLLFGEIEADNPKAKRKIRRNEKIDQKDEFRDGLAKILKADKLFYKNANRTLIINTFAKRGIDLKTPDSTF